Within the Drosophila melanogaster chromosome 3R genome, the region TAATCGTAGACCTCTTTTAGAAAATCCAATAAATCACAGATCTTCGCCATGGCCGCCTATCTGGATCCCACTGGTCAGTACTGAAGTTGGAGCAAgcaagcagaagcagcaatATTTTGAGTTCCAAGCCGAAAGTTATTTAAAACAGTATCAAAATGTCGCACGATTTGGACCCCACTGGCACCTAC harbors:
- the tal-2A gene encoding tarsal-less 2A, yielding MAAYLDPTGQY
- the tal-3A gene encoding tarsal-less 3A, with translation MSHDLDPTGTY